The Oscillospiraceae bacterium genomic sequence CCCCCAGGTCTGTGTGTTCGACACTTCCTTCCATCAGACCATGCCGATGGCACATGCGATTTACGGTATTCCGTATGAATATTACGAAAAATATGCTGTCCGCAAAATGGGCTTTCACGGCATTTCGCACCAATATGTCGCGAACCGCGCAGCTCAGTTGCTCGGTAAGGCCCCTAAAGACACTAAGATCGTCACCTGTCACATCGGCAACGGCGCTTCGATCTGCGCGGTCGACGGCGGCAAATCCGTTGATATTTCAATGGGTTTCGGCACCTGCGACGGCATTCTGATGGGCACCCGCTGCGGCATGATCGACCCTTTGGCGCTGTTTTATATCGCCCAGAAAGAGAAGATGTCGGTGGCCGACCTGAACACGCTGGTCAATAAAAAAAGCGGCTTGCAGGGCGTTTCGGGCATCAGCAGCGACAGCCGCGAGCTTGAAGAAGCGGAACTGGCCGGCAATGAAAGAGCGAAACTTGCAAACGACATCCAACGGTATCACGTCAAAAAGCTGATCGGCTCTTATGCGTTTGAAATGGGCGGTTTGGACGCAGTCGTCTTCACTGCGGGAATCGGCGAACGCTCCCCGATGCTGCGCGCAGGCGCATGCACGGGTTTGGAACGGTTCGGCATCAAGATCGATCCAATTTTAAACGAAAAGATGAACGGTAAAGAAGCCAATATCTCAGCGCCGGACGCCAAGATTCCGGTGTACATCATCCCGACCAACGAGGAACTACAAATCGCATTCGAGATTGAAAAAGTAGCTTTCGGGAAATAAACAATAAATTTGATATGCAAAAGGCGCACCTAAGGTGTGCCTTTTTTATTTTTATTAGTAAATATAAAGTTGTTTTATTTTATATATGACAATTTTCACAGAATTGTTTTTGAAAATCACGCATAAACAAATCAACCTTTTCATGATTTCCGGCTCATCCACTTTTGTCAATTGATGATCTTCGAACAGCCATTGCTCGTGTAGCAATTTATCTTTGTTTTTAATTTTTATAATTCTATGAATTGATACGGGTTGATTGTTTGTAAGCATAAGCCAGCTATATTCAAAAAAGAAAGATACATTTTTCGGCATTCGTTATAAATTTTTGGTACAAATTTAATACATCAAATATCGAATAAAGAAAATTAAGTACTGCGATATTAAATAA encodes the following:
- a CDS encoding acetate kinase, producing the protein MIFFVINAGSSSLKSQLIEMDTRSVLAEINCERIGIDGRIKYKFPDGKKLAIETSLSDHMTTFKKVVELVTCGETKVINSIKDIKAVGHRIVFGGMELVKSVLADDKVIATIDKYAEYAPLHNPAEANTVRACIQMFGKDVPQVCVFDTSFHQTMPMAHAIYGIPYEYYEKYAVRKMGFHGISHQYVANRAAQLLGKAPKDTKIVTCHIGNGASICAVDGGKSVDISMGFGTCDGILMGTRCGMIDPLALFYIAQKEKMSVADLNTLVNKKSGLQGVSGISSDSRELEEAELAGNERAKLANDIQRYHVKKLIGSYAFEMGGLDAVVFTAGIGERSPMLRAGACTGLERFGIKIDPILNEKMNGKEANISAPDAKIPVYIIPTNEELQIAFEIEKVAFGK